In Actinomycetota bacterium, a single genomic region encodes these proteins:
- a CDS encoding methyltransferase domain-containing protein → MAAADSFQGDQGLQLTAVDWLVDHHRTKELERRQMVEDLEVEPGGVVLDLGCGPGLWTELLAQQVAPDGKVIGADLSPGLIHHAVNNACADVEDVTEFVIADFYRIPFADDTFDAVFFGNCLCYVSDAAALLNEHKRVTRPDGRIIAKDFDGAVIIFHPLDVQLSLTVLRAAARALAEKPRDPPFDNFVGRKLHGLFVRAGLQDVTTRTYAIQKTAPLQPEAKRYIAGNADWYARNAAPYLSSDELRRWHDAFDPEADEYILDRDDFYFCMLEMVTVARTP, encoded by the coding sequence ATGGCAGCAGCAGACTCGTTCCAGGGCGACCAGGGGCTGCAGCTCACCGCGGTCGACTGGCTGGTGGACCATCACCGCACGAAGGAGCTCGAACGGCGACAGATGGTCGAGGACCTCGAGGTCGAGCCGGGCGGTGTGGTCCTGGACCTGGGCTGCGGACCAGGACTGTGGACGGAGCTGCTGGCACAGCAGGTCGCCCCGGACGGCAAGGTCATCGGCGCCGATCTGTCGCCCGGCTTGATCCACCACGCGGTGAACAACGCCTGTGCCGACGTCGAGGACGTCACGGAGTTCGTGATCGCGGACTTCTACCGCATCCCCTTCGCCGACGACACCTTCGACGCGGTCTTCTTCGGCAACTGCCTCTGCTACGTCTCTGATGCCGCCGCCCTCCTCAACGAGCACAAACGCGTCACTCGTCCCGATGGACGGATCATCGCCAAAGACTTCGACGGCGCGGTCATCATCTTCCATCCCTTGGATGTGCAACTGTCGCTGACCGTGCTCCGAGCGGCAGCCCGGGCGCTTGCCGAGAAGCCGCGCGATCCCCCGTTCGACAACTTCGTCGGTCGAAAGCTGCACGGACTGTTCGTCAGAGCAGGGCTCCAGGACGTGACAACCCGCACGTACGCCATCCAGAAGACGGCGCCACTCCAGCCAGAGGCCAAGCGGTACATCGCGGGCAATGCAGATTGGTACGCGCGGAATGCGGCCCCGTACCTGTCGAGCGACGAACTGCGTCGCTGGCACGATGCCTTCGACCCGGAGGCCGACGAGTACATCCTGGACCGCGATGACTTCTACTTCTGCATGCTCGAGATGGTCACCGTCGCACGGACGCCGTAG
- a CDS encoding glutathione synthetase — MKLGLLVNRIPTELADYSTTHLAMAATALGHEVWYMDTDDLAYDPDESIRARAQRTPEGATDDSAAFLSAVQRGETESQRIAIEDLDVLVLRNDPAEDFLERPWARSVGIIFGELAANRGVIVVNDPTGLSKALNKLYFQHFPPDIRPRTLVTRDPEEVRAFVASHDGRAVLKPLQGSGGHGVFMIRPEDAANLNQMIDAVARDGYIVVQEFLPAAEEGDVRIFLMNGRVMEHQGTYAAFRRVRTSSDFRSNITVGGQPAAAEVTDKMLEVAEAVRPKLVADGMFLVGLDIAGEKLIEVNVFSPAGFYSIHQLTGVNFATDVIDALEKKVRHLQTYSQPFTNAQIAML, encoded by the coding sequence GTGAAGCTCGGCCTCCTGGTCAACCGCATCCCGACCGAACTGGCGGACTACTCCACCACGCACCTGGCGATGGCGGCGACCGCGTTGGGTCACGAGGTGTGGTACATGGACACCGACGACCTGGCCTACGACCCCGACGAGTCGATCCGGGCACGGGCGCAGCGGACCCCCGAAGGGGCCACGGACGATTCGGCGGCGTTCCTGTCGGCGGTGCAGCGGGGGGAGACGGAGTCGCAGCGGATCGCGATCGAGGACCTCGACGTGCTGGTGCTGCGTAACGACCCGGCGGAGGATTTCCTGGAACGTCCCTGGGCCCGGTCGGTGGGGATCATCTTCGGAGAGCTGGCCGCCAACCGCGGTGTCATCGTCGTCAACGACCCGACGGGCTTGTCGAAGGCCCTCAACAAACTGTACTTCCAGCACTTCCCACCCGACATCCGGCCGCGCACGCTGGTGACCCGCGACCCGGAAGAGGTCCGCGCGTTCGTCGCATCCCACGATGGCCGGGCGGTGCTGAAACCGCTGCAGGGTTCGGGCGGCCACGGGGTGTTCATGATCCGCCCGGAGGACGCCGCGAACCTCAACCAGATGATCGACGCGGTTGCCCGCGACGGGTACATCGTCGTGCAGGAGTTCCTCCCCGCCGCCGAGGAAGGCGACGTACGGATCTTCCTGATGAACGGCCGGGTGATGGAGCACCAGGGGACCTACGCGGCCTTCCGGCGGGTTCGGACCTCGTCCGACTTCCGCAGCAACATCACGGTCGGCGGTCAGCCGGCCGCGGCCGAGGTCACCGACAAGATGCTCGAGGTCGCCGAGGCGGTTCGTCCCAAGCTCGTGGCCGACGGCATGTTCCTCGTCGGGCTCGATATCGCCGGCGAGAAGCTGATCGAGGTCAACGTCTTCAGTCCGGCAGGCTTCTACAGCATCCACCAGCTGACCGGGGTCAACTTCGCGACGGACGTGATCGACGCGCTCGAGAAGAAGGTCCGCCACCTGCAGACCTACAGCCAGCCGTTCACCAACGCTCAGATAGCGATGCTGTAG
- a CDS encoding DUF1704 domain-containing protein, with amino-acid sequence MTNADPDSDIAGLVDDVCARLRAGRLVRLDIPGGRVHIDRPQPFLAVHRTDGGGAAGVERLVRSHGSYLVVADDRLELARTLTRAVAGELTDRFGSVLVLEAWGGSEHGETTFRVHAPAVDVPAVTTLCEGLEQVQVAGITPRVERWEARAPTPPTLQPVLTADDVRRLGCLLVGVEIPPVFRDPESGAELPLVLRDLQGQLTRVVHDALFVFTQVQTSYRPLDARALGRRMVLGAAREVDEELAAIATAIDFLLAVTPVNADEAWTAFQDAGFDVEPVFRYRPLSVDPEVLKRRLYAVRVEDVEDPTLATLFRAKRREVDRRITMLEDRGSPAFLYGSLQLHGGVDDALRSLADAVLARIDPAATDAAADASVDAQAFAAAARAELAHYRRDAPDLDAVVTVRDDVSGVLVSEGDLLVGRHRRFARSRVEPLIQHEIGTHVVTHVNGRAQPLQLLRVGLPGYEATQEGLAVVAEHAVGGLTHGRLALLAGRVIAVDTVARGATFVETWRRLHHTHGFTASVAFTIAMRVHRAGGLTKDTIYLRGLVDLLAHLAGGGSLEALLVGKLPLEAIPVVDELRARQVLRPPRLRPRWLDRVEAAPRLDELRAGRSLLELVERIAA; translated from the coding sequence GTGACCAACGCCGATCCGGACAGCGACATCGCCGGTCTGGTCGATGACGTCTGCGCTCGGCTGCGCGCGGGAAGGTTGGTTCGCCTCGACATCCCCGGCGGCCGGGTCCACATCGACCGCCCCCAGCCGTTCCTGGCCGTGCACCGCACCGATGGGGGCGGTGCGGCGGGTGTCGAGCGGCTGGTCCGCAGCCACGGGTCGTACCTGGTCGTGGCCGACGACCGCCTTGAGCTGGCCCGGACCCTGACCCGGGCCGTGGCCGGGGAGTTGACCGACCGGTTCGGGTCGGTGCTGGTGCTGGAAGCGTGGGGAGGTTCTGAACACGGCGAGACCACGTTCCGTGTCCACGCGCCGGCAGTCGACGTCCCGGCGGTCACCACACTGTGCGAGGGGCTGGAGCAGGTCCAGGTCGCCGGGATCACGCCACGGGTGGAGCGGTGGGAGGCACGCGCACCGACCCCCCCGACGCTGCAGCCGGTGCTCACCGCCGACGATGTGCGCCGCCTGGGGTGCCTGTTGGTCGGCGTGGAGATCCCGCCGGTCTTCCGCGATCCGGAGTCCGGCGCCGAGCTGCCGCTGGTTCTCCGCGACCTGCAGGGCCAGCTGACGCGGGTGGTGCACGACGCGTTGTTCGTCTTCACGCAGGTCCAGACCAGCTACCGCCCGCTGGACGCCCGAGCGTTGGGGCGACGGATGGTGCTGGGCGCCGCCCGCGAGGTCGACGAGGAGCTCGCCGCGATCGCGACGGCCATCGACTTCCTCCTCGCTGTCACACCGGTCAACGCCGACGAGGCCTGGACTGCCTTCCAGGACGCTGGCTTCGACGTCGAGCCGGTGTTCCGGTACCGCCCGTTGTCGGTCGATCCTGAGGTGCTCAAGCGCCGCCTGTACGCGGTCCGGGTGGAGGACGTCGAGGATCCGACGCTCGCGACGCTGTTCCGGGCCAAACGCCGTGAGGTCGACCGGCGGATCACCATGCTCGAGGACCGCGGTTCGCCGGCGTTCCTCTACGGCAGCCTGCAGCTGCACGGCGGGGTCGATGACGCCCTACGGTCGCTCGCCGACGCGGTGCTGGCCCGCATCGACCCGGCGGCGACCGACGCGGCCGCCGACGCGTCGGTCGACGCGCAGGCGTTCGCCGCGGCCGCACGAGCCGAGCTCGCCCACTACCGCCGCGACGCGCCCGACCTAGACGCGGTCGTCACCGTCCGCGACGACGTGTCGGGGGTCCTGGTGTCCGAGGGCGACCTCCTGGTCGGCCGCCACCGCCGGTTCGCCCGCTCCCGGGTCGAGCCGCTGATCCAGCACGAGATCGGGACGCACGTCGTGACCCACGTCAACGGTCGTGCGCAGCCGCTGCAGCTGCTGCGGGTCGGCCTGCCCGGGTACGAGGCGACCCAGGAGGGGCTGGCGGTCGTGGCCGAACACGCGGTCGGTGGCCTGACCCATGGCCGGTTGGCGCTCCTCGCCGGCCGGGTGATCGCCGTGGACACCGTCGCCAGGGGGGCGACGTTCGTGGAGACGTGGCGGCGGCTGCACCACACCCACGGCTTCACGGCCTCGGTGGCCTTCACGATCGCGATGCGCGTGCACCGTGCCGGCGGGTTGACGAAGGACACGATCTACCTGCGCGGCCTCGTCGATCTGCTCGCCCACCTCGCTGGCGGCGGGTCGTTGGAGGCTCTGCTGGTCGGGAAGCTGCCGTTGGAGGCGATCCCGGTGGTCGATGAGCTGCGTGCGCGGCAGGTGCTGCGGCCGCCGCGACTGCGCCCGCGGTGGTTGGACCGCGTGGAGGCAGCGCCGCGGCTGGATGAGCTCCGCGCCGGTCGGTCGCTGCTGGAGCTGGTGGAGAGGATCGCGGCGTGA
- a CDS encoding N-formylglutamate amidohydrolase, translating into MRPPWEREGGDTPIVATAIHAGHDLRDEVRELIALDDAVRLREEDPYTDFWTRIVATRIVVNRSRFEVDLNRPRSGAVYRSPEDAWGLQLWREPPPDPVVDGSLGLYDAFYAELEMLLMALERRFGGFVVYDLHSYNHRRGGPDALPADPAGNPEVNLGTGWLDRQRWAALVDRFVADLRAAGIGDHQLDVRENVRFEGGHLSRWVSERFPATGCCLAIDVKKFFMDEHTGEVDEDTWTGLRTALAVTVPGVLEEFSLVGGVGGGGP; encoded by the coding sequence GTGCGGCCACCGTGGGAACGAGAGGGGGGCGACACCCCGATCGTGGCGACCGCGATCCACGCCGGTCACGACCTGCGCGACGAGGTCCGCGAGTTGATCGCGTTGGACGACGCCGTCCGCCTCCGCGAGGAGGATCCCTACACCGACTTCTGGACGCGCATCGTGGCGACCAGGATCGTGGTGAACCGGTCCCGTTTCGAGGTCGACCTCAACCGACCGCGCAGCGGCGCCGTCTACCGCTCCCCGGAGGACGCGTGGGGGCTGCAGCTCTGGCGCGAGCCACCGCCCGACCCGGTGGTCGACGGCTCGCTCGGGCTGTACGACGCGTTCTACGCCGAACTGGAGATGCTGCTGATGGCGCTCGAGCGTCGCTTCGGCGGGTTCGTGGTGTACGACCTGCACAGCTACAACCACCGACGCGGCGGGCCGGACGCCCTGCCAGCCGACCCGGCCGGCAACCCGGAGGTCAACCTCGGCACCGGGTGGCTGGACCGCCAGCGTTGGGCGGCGCTGGTCGATCGCTTCGTGGCGGACCTGCGCGCGGCCGGGATCGGCGACCACCAGCTCGACGTGCGCGAGAACGTGCGTTTCGAGGGTGGTCACCTGTCGCGGTGGGTCAGCGAGCGGTTCCCCGCGACGGGTTGCTGTTTAGCGATCGACGTCAAGAAGTTCTTCATGGACGAGCACACCGGCGAGGTCGACGAGGACACGTGGACGGGGCTGCGTACGGCGCTGGCCGTCACCGTGCCCGGGGTCTTGGAGGAGTTCAGCCTCGTCGGCGGCGTGGGAGGCGGCGGGCCGTGA
- a CDS encoding CBS domain-containing protein yields MLADIMTRDVLTTTADVSVADAARLMTERNAGSVCVVDRAGNLEGIITERDVLRAAATGTDLSKVAIRDWMTGDVITVGPDEIPSEIAQVMQERGFRHLPVVDRDSLVGIVSMRDLWHFTFLPQEPDDMTLRH; encoded by the coding sequence ATGCTCGCCGACATCATGACCAGGGACGTGCTGACCACAACCGCGGATGTCAGCGTGGCCGATGCAGCGCGACTGATGACCGAGCGCAACGCCGGATCGGTCTGCGTGGTCGACCGTGCCGGCAACCTCGAGGGGATCATCACCGAGCGGGACGTGCTCCGGGCGGCCGCGACGGGAACCGACCTGAGCAAGGTCGCGATCCGCGACTGGATGACCGGGGACGTGATCACCGTCGGTCCCGACGAGATCCCGTCGGAGATCGCGCAGGTCATGCAGGAACGCGGCTTCCGTCACCTGCCGGTCGTCGACCGGGACTCTTTGGTGGGCATCGTGTCGATGCGTGACCTGTGGCACTTCACGTTCCTCCCGCAGGAGCCCGACGACATGACCCTGCGGCACTGA